Proteins found in one Triticum aestivum cultivar Chinese Spring chromosome 4D, IWGSC CS RefSeq v2.1, whole genome shotgun sequence genomic segment:
- the LOC123097559 gene encoding uncharacterized protein, with amino-acid sequence MDGKKKRNRKKKGNQGKNTGDAVTNADEAVPQSHNDDLAPKENYSGADADDAVSSVGDAVSSVGEGTQYQNHEQTPHAKQNVANTDETISSSVGEVIPCDENHEPTMTQENHKVSNTVYADQRSIGISDSTVELVKDRLFESKLDKLHDTIKQLEDEKGLWLQKVNKMESELEKLHNKVGYHAQNEVILEEKLNNLQNGYDMLVKNEEVLNNNVKCVEDVNGVLTHQETSLKERLSLLEETNKALQEQVKVLDETSKSTVEENQRLVVSVDELESRLQTLEAKIALTEASITKEVPENEVMNQTDLAGSFLHKQTADFTTVISKGNELAADRGLNSSLAVTSDNIYSHVSNIPVGAYASDHADETSVYFPEATSSNGAGQRLMNANARQGFDEPRTSGEIVPVPLDDILIHEDDPQPAGSDVETAEEVPFTDAPIVGAPFRLISFVARYVSGADLVNQK; translated from the exons ATGGATGGCAAAAAGAAGAGGAacaggaagaagaagggaaaccaAGGGAAGAATACTGGTGATGCGGTGACCAATGCCGATGAAGCTGTTCCTCAGAGCCACAATGATGATTTGGCTCCAAAAGAAAATTATAGTGGTGCTGATGCAGATGATGCTGTGTCCAGTGTTGGAGATGCAGTGTCCAGTGTTGGAGAGGGAACACAGTACCAGAATCACGAGCAGACTCCGCATGCAAAGCAGAATGTTGCAAACACTGATGAAACCATATCGTCGTCTGTTGGTGAGGTGATTCCATGTGACGAGAATCACGAACCTACCATGACACAGGAGAATCACAAGGTCAGTAATACAGTCTACGCAGATCAGAGGAGTATTGGGATTTCAGATTCTACCGTGGAACTTGTCAAGGACCGACTTTTTGAATCAAAGCTT GATAAATTACACGATACAATAAAGCAATTGGAAGATGAGAAAGGTTTATGGCTTCAAAAAGTG AACAAGATGGAGAGCGAACTTGAAAAGTTGCATAACAAAGTGGGTTATCATGCACAAAATGAG gtcattttggaggaaaaactTAATAATCTACAGAATGGGTACGATATGCTGGTTAAAAATGAG GAAGTTTTGAATAACAACGTCAAGTGCGTAGAGGATGTCAATGGTGTCTTAACTCATCAGGAG ACTTCTCTTAAAGAAAGATTAAGTTTGCTGGAGGAAACCAACAAAGCATTACAGGAGCAG GTGAAGGTATTGGATGAAACTTCAAAAAGTACTGTTGAGGAAAATCAGCGGTTGGTGGTAAGTGTGGATGAATTGGAGTCAAGATTACAAACCCTTGAAGCAAAGATTGCACTTACTGAAGCCTCCATTACTAAAGAG GTTCCTGAGAATGAGGTGATGAATCAAACAGATCTGGCCGGTTCATTTCTCCATAAGCAGACTGCTGATTTTACGACCGTGATCAGTAAA GGTAACGAACTTGCTGCTGATAGAGGTCTGAACAGTTCGCTGGCAGTTACTTCGGACAATATCTACAGTCATGTCAGCAACATTCCTGTCGGTGCCTATGCTAGTGATCATGCAGATGAAACTTCGGTGTACTTTCCAGAAGCAACGAGCAGCAATGGTGCTGGCCAGAGGCTCATGAACGCAAATGCACGCCAAGGATTTGATGAACCAAGAACAAGTGGTGAAATCGTGCCGGTTCCGTTGGATGATATATTGATTCATGAAGATGATCCACAGCCAGCGGGATCAGATGTTGAGACGGCTGAGGAGGTTCCATTCACCGATGCCCCCATTGTTGGCGCCCCCTTCCGGTTGATCTCGTTTGTCGCTAGGTATGTCAGCGGTGCAGACTTGGTGAACCAAAAGTAA